The following coding sequences lie in one Oceanicola sp. 502str15 genomic window:
- the ccmI gene encoding c-type cytochrome biogenesis protein CcmI has product MGFWIFALGLVLVVLALMLRVLLRGRGGAAEGGVAGIALYREQLAAVARDAEAGRIEPGEAERLELEIKRRILEADRAAQAAGRSGRAPRAVRLGGAVGVAVVVLAGAFGLYLALGVPGYRDAPIGARLAAAEEFHANRPGQAEAEERFAAQLPQGPDPTVPEDFQSLMAQLREAVAARPDDLQGHVLLVRNEAALGNYGAAAQAQRGVIRIKAEAAGAADYVMQAELMIAAAGGYVSPEAERALQQALQREEGNMTARYYWGLMRAQTGRPDLAFNVWRSVVDARPADAPWAEDLPAQIAAAARAAGVDYTPPETTRGPSAADIAAAQDMSPEDRQAMIEGMVEGLAGELAREGGTPEKWAQLLRALGVLGQHARQAEILAEAREVFAGNAAALATIEAAAEANP; this is encoded by the coding sequence ATGGGGTTCTGGATCTTTGCCCTGGGGCTGGTGCTGGTGGTGCTGGCGCTGATGTTGCGGGTTCTGCTGCGCGGGCGCGGCGGAGCGGCGGAGGGCGGCGTGGCGGGGATTGCGCTGTATCGCGAGCAACTGGCAGCGGTGGCGCGGGATGCCGAGGCCGGGCGGATCGAGCCGGGCGAGGCCGAGCGGCTGGAGCTGGAGATCAAGCGGCGCATTCTGGAGGCGGACCGGGCGGCGCAGGCTGCGGGCCGCAGCGGGCGGGCGCCGCGTGCGGTGCGGCTCGGCGGGGCCGTGGGCGTGGCGGTGGTGGTGCTGGCGGGGGCCTTCGGGCTCTACCTTGCGCTCGGCGTGCCGGGCTACCGCGATGCGCCCATCGGGGCGCGGCTGGCGGCGGCGGAGGAGTTCCATGCCAACCGGCCCGGACAGGCCGAGGCGGAGGAGCGCTTTGCCGCGCAACTGCCGCAGGGGCCAGATCCGACGGTGCCGGAGGACTTCCAGAGCCTGATGGCCCAGCTGCGCGAGGCGGTGGCGGCCCGGCCCGATGACCTTCAGGGCCATGTGCTGCTGGTGCGCAACGAGGCGGCGCTTGGCAATTACGGCGCTGCCGCGCAGGCGCAGCGCGGGGTGATCCGGATCAAGGCGGAAGCGGCGGGCGCGGCGGATTACGTGATGCAGGCCGAGCTGATGATCGCGGCCGCGGGGGGCTATGTTTCGCCCGAGGCGGAGCGGGCGCTGCAACAGGCGCTGCAACGCGAAGAGGGCAACATGACGGCCCGCTACTACTGGGGCCTGATGCGGGCGCAGACCGGGCGGCCGGACCTTGCCTTCAACGTCTGGCGCAGCGTGGTCGACGCCCGGCCCGCCGATGCGCCATGGGCCGAGGACCTGCCCGCCCAGATCGCCGCCGCGGCCCGCGCCGCCGGGGTCGACTACACCCCGCCCGAAACCACCCGCGGCCCGAGTGCGGCCGATATCGCCGCGGCGCAGGACATGTCGCCCGAGGACCGGCAGGCGATGATCGAGGGCATGGTCGAGGGGCTGGCGGGCGAGCTGGCGCGTGAAGGCGGGACGCCGGAGAAATGGGCGCAGCTCCTGCGGGCGCTCGGGGTGCTGGGCCAGCACGCGCGGCAGGCCGAGATCCTGGCCGAGGCGCGCGAGGTCTTTGCCGGCAATGCGGCGGCCCTGGCCACGATTGAAGCGGCGGCGGAGGCCAACCCATGA
- the ruvX gene encoding Holliday junction resolvase RuvX, with product MICDAFEEFAAALPRAGALAGLDLGTKTIGVAVSDGMRHVASPLETIKRKKFTQDAEALIAILNARSICGLVLGLPRNMDGSEGPRAQSTRAFARNLTRLWEGPVGFWDERLSTVAAERALLEADTSRARRAEVIDHVAAGYILQGALDRLSYLET from the coding sequence ATGATCTGCGACGCCTTCGAGGAGTTTGCCGCCGCCCTGCCCCGCGCCGGGGCGCTGGCCGGGCTGGACCTTGGCACCAAGACCATCGGCGTGGCGGTCTCCGACGGGATGCGCCACGTGGCCAGCCCGCTGGAAACCATCAAGCGCAAGAAGTTCACCCAGGATGCCGAGGCGCTGATCGCCATATTGAACGCGCGTTCGATTTGCGGCCTCGTGCTCGGCCTGCCCCGCAACATGGACGGCTCCGAAGGCCCGCGTGCCCAGAGCACCCGCGCCTTTGCCCGCAACCTCACGCGGCTCTGGGAGGGGCCGGTGGGCTTCTGGGACGAGCGCCTGTCGACCGTCGCCGCCGAACGGGCCCTGCTGGAGGCCGACACCTCGCGGGCCCGTCGTGCCGAGGTGATCGACCACGTGGCGGCGGGCTACATCCTGCAAGGCGCCCTCGACCGCCTCAGCTACCTGGAGACCTGA
- a CDS encoding DUF1289 domain-containing protein encodes MDELWRRDEIESPCIKICVIHPETRLCTGCLRSIDEIAAWGRMSAEERRAVMADLPEREGAHRKRRGGRAARIRRQGG; translated from the coding sequence ATGGACGAACTCTGGCGCCGCGACGAGATCGAAAGCCCCTGCATCAAGATCTGCGTTATCCACCCCGAAACCCGGCTCTGCACCGGCTGCCTGCGCTCGATCGACGAGATCGCCGCCTGGGGCAGAATGAGTGCCGAGGAACGGCGTGCGGTGATGGCGGACCTTCCCGAGCGGGAGGGCGCGCACAGGAAGCGGCGGGGCGGCCGGGCGGCGCGGATCAGGCGACAGGGCGGCTGA
- a CDS encoding chloride channel protein — translation MRVLRQRGPSQVQFWFIALALGVASGYAAILFRLGIDWLQGTLYGTDDTRLIHSFAANLPWWWVLVLPILGGLAVGVILDRFAPGARVRSVADVIHGAALNRGRVEQRAGLASALASLITLSSGGSTGREGPVVHLAAVISSWVSERINANGVTGRDLMGCAVAAAVSASFNAPIAGALFALEVVLRHFAVHAFAPIVIASVAGTVVSRSFFGDVAEFTLGGDGVLSFYVELPAFLLLGLTCGLVAVVLMRTVFWADSLGNTVMSRSGLPRFLRPAMAGALLGGMAIFYPHIIGVGYETTSAALTGELMFHEVLVFVVLKVAAVAITMAGRMGGGMFSPSLMVGAMVGLAFGVIATGIFPEVSGTPTLYALAGMGALAAAVLGAPISTTLIVFELTGDWQTGLAVMVAVSMSTAISSKLVNRSFFLTQLERRGIRMAAGPQAYLLSVHSAAAVMRGVGSPRAAARDTCDEMIAAGVMLAPDTTLETALPMFETGGHSFIPVVAPSGDGGKGELMGALFHLDALRAYNRALAETAAEEHS, via the coding sequence ATGCGGGTGCTGCGCCAGCGCGGACCGTCCCAGGTGCAGTTCTGGTTCATCGCCCTCGCGCTCGGGGTGGCCTCGGGCTATGCCGCCATCCTCTTCCGCCTCGGCATCGACTGGTTGCAGGGCACGCTCTACGGCACCGACGACACCCGGCTGATCCATTCCTTCGCGGCCAACCTTCCCTGGTGGTGGGTGCTGGTGCTGCCCATCCTCGGCGGGCTGGCGGTGGGCGTGATCCTCGACCGCTTTGCCCCCGGCGCAAGGGTGCGCTCGGTGGCCGATGTGATCCACGGCGCGGCACTCAACCGCGGCCGGGTCGAGCAGCGGGCCGGGCTGGCCTCGGCGCTGGCCTCGCTCATCACACTGTCCTCGGGCGGTTCCACGGGCCGGGAGGGGCCGGTGGTGCACCTCGCCGCCGTGATCTCCTCCTGGGTCAGCGAGCGAATCAACGCCAACGGGGTGACCGGCCGCGACCTGATGGGCTGTGCCGTGGCCGCCGCCGTCTCGGCGAGCTTCAACGCGCCCATCGCCGGGGCGCTCTTTGCGCTCGAGGTGGTGCTGCGCCACTTCGCGGTCCATGCCTTCGCCCCCATCGTCATCGCCTCGGTGGCGGGCACGGTGGTGTCGCGCAGCTTCTTCGGCGATGTCGCCGAGTTCACCCTGGGCGGCGACGGGGTGCTGAGCTTCTACGTCGAGCTGCCCGCCTTCCTGCTGCTGGGCCTCACCTGCGGGCTGGTGGCGGTGGTGCTGATGCGCACGGTGTTCTGGGCCGACAGCCTCGGCAACACGGTGATGTCGCGCAGTGGCCTGCCGCGCTTCCTGCGCCCGGCCATGGCCGGAGCGCTGCTCGGGGGCATGGCGATCTTCTATCCCCACATCATCGGGGTGGGCTACGAAACCACCTCCGCCGCGCTCACCGGCGAGCTGATGTTTCACGAGGTGCTGGTCTTCGTGGTGCTGAAGGTGGCCGCCGTCGCGATCACCATGGCCGGGCGGATGGGCGGCGGCATGTTCTCCCCCTCGCTGATGGTGGGGGCGATGGTGGGGCTGGCCTTCGGGGTCATCGCCACCGGCATCTTCCCCGAGGTCTCGGGCACCCCCACGCTCTACGCGCTCGCCGGCATGGGGGCTCTGGCGGCGGCGGTGCTGGGCGCGCCGATCTCGACCACGCTCATCGTCTTCGAACTGACGGGCGACTGGCAGACCGGCCTCGCGGTGATGGTGGCCGTGTCGATGTCGACAGCGATCTCCTCGAAGCTGGTGAATCGCAGCTTCTTCCTGACCCAGCTCGAGCGTCGCGGCATCCGCATGGCCGCCGGCCCGCAGGCCTACCTGCTCTCGGTCCATTCCGCCGCCGCCGTGATGCGCGGCGTCGGCAGCCCACGGGCCGCCGCCCGCGACACCTGCGACGAGATGATCGCCGCCGGGGTCATGCTGGCCCCCGATACCACGCTGGAAACCGCGCTGCCGATGTTCGAAACCGGCGGCCACAGCTTCATCCCGGTGGTCGCGCCCTCGGGCGACGGCGGCAAGGGCGAGCTGATGGGCGCGCTGTTCCACCTCGACGCCCTGCGGGCCTACAACCGCGCGCTGGCCGAAACCGCTGCCGAAGAGCACAGTTGA